Proteins found in one Primulina eburnea isolate SZY01 chromosome 16, ASM2296580v1, whole genome shotgun sequence genomic segment:
- the LOC140817090 gene encoding BTB/POZ domain-containing protein At2g30600 isoform X1 — MSAGNIMEKKQKKFLTVAPFECAWHDDLRFREAGRGCVAFDAFAHNDVTIVFRENAGSQHYHYKRDNSPHYTVIIGSHRNKRLNIEVNGKTVVDVAGVDLCCSSTFQSYWISIYDGLISIGKGRYPFQNLVFQWLDSNPNRSVQYVGLSSWDRHVGYRNFNVLPLMQNHISLWKHVDCGEYSGMDDADEELQDDFGGYENWGLQSFLENWELSDVIIIVGAEERAVPGHKVILAASGNFGLNFSGENCIHLEDVSYPILHAFLEYLYTGHTCIQEPHLNSLKSLSLQFEVITLARQCEEMMERFKLNKKLFDSGRSIEISYPSSRLNCGTVFLNKLPIDVKRLNNFRLAGEYTDVDIYIEGHGKVARSHRIILGLWSVPFTKMFTNGMTESVSSEVHLKDVYFEAFKIMLEFMYTGVVYMEDTMDINTLLLQLLLLADQFGVSLLHQECCKRLLEHLSEDSVCQILQVISSIPSCKLIEETCERKFSMNFDYCTTASIDFVMLDKETFGSILQHPDLTVTSEERVLNAIFLWFVKAEELFGWDRVDEIMLNSTPELIFGERLKSVEEFLCYVRFSLLSFSVLKKLEKSNLCRRLPALDNLVKEATSFLEIGASGNEKDINVRFQHRRSSFKELQYICNGDGNGVLYYAGTSYGEHQWVNPVLSKKVSILASSPLSRFTDPKVLVSRTYQGTSFAGPRMEGGRNTSWWTVDIGHGHQLICNYYTVRQDGSRAFIRNWSFQGSMDGNNWTNLRVHENDVTICKPGQFASWPIVGSNALLPFRLFRLVLTDTTTDATNPWNFCICFLELYGYFR; from the exons ATGAGTGCTG GAAATATAATGGAGAAGAAGCAAAAGAAGTTCTTAACTGTGGCACCATTTGAGTGTGCTTGGCATGATGACTTAAGGTTTAGGGAAGCCGGGAGAGGATGTGTAGCTTTTGATGCCTTTGCACACAATGATGTTACTATTGTCTTCCGAGAAAACGCAGGCAGTCAGCACTACCATTACAAAAGGGACAACAGTCCACATTACACTGTGATAATTGGTAGTCACAGAAATAAGAGGTTAAACATCGAGGTGAATGGGAAAACAGTCGTGGATGTTGCTGGGGTTGATCTTTGCTGTTCTTCAACATTCCAGAGCTATTGGATCAGCATATATGATGGGCTTATTAGTATTGGCAAAGGGAGGTACCCTTTCCAGAATCTCGTTTTTCAGTGGCTCGACTCAAATCCAAATCGAAGTGTTCAGTATGTAGGGCTTAGCAGTTGGGACAGGCATGTCGGGTATCGGAATTTCAATGTTCTGCCTTTGATGCAAAACCATATATCCTTATGGAAACACGTGGATTGTGGCGAATACAGTGGCATGGATGATGCTGATGAAGAGTTGCAAGACGATTTTGGAGGATATGAAAATTGGGGTCTTCAAAGTTTTCTTGAAAACTGGGAGCTTTCGGATGTGATCATTATTGTTGGGGCAGAGGAGAGAGCTGTACCAGGGCATAAGGTCATATTGGCTGCCTCCGGGAACTTTGGTTTGAATTTCTCAGGGGAAAATTGCATTCACCTCGAAGATGTTAGCTATCCCATTCTTCATGCATTTCTTGAATACCTTTACACCGGCCACACCTGT ATTCAGGAGCCGCATCTCAATTCTCTTAAATCTCTGAGCTTACAGTTTGAAGTGATTACGTTGGCGAGGCAGTGTGAAGAAATGATGGAACGTTTCAAACTCAACAAGAAACTTTTTGACTCCGGCAGAAGTATAGAGATATCATACCCCAGCTCTCGACTGAATTGTGGCACTGTTTTTCTGAACAAATTACCAATTGATGTAAAGAGGCTTAATAATTTTAGATTGGCTGGTGAATACACTGATGTAGATATCTACATTGAAGGCCATGGCAAAGTTGCACGGTCACATAGAATAATACTTGGGTTGTGGAGCGTCCCTTTTACAAAG ATGTTTACTAATGGAATGACTGAAAGCGTTTCCTCGGAAGTTCATTTGAAAGATGTGTACTTCGAAGCATTTAAAATCATGTTGGAGTTCATGTATACTGGAGTTGTTTACATGGAGGACACCATGGACATCAACACATTACTACTTCAGCTTCTATTGTTGGCAGATCAGTTTGGGGTTTCTCTTCTTCATCAGGAGTGCTGCAAGAGACTTTTAGAACACCTGTCTGAG GACTCAGTGTGCCAAATTTTGCAAGTAATCTCATCCATTCCTTCATGCAAACTTATCGAGGAGACTTGCGAGCGGAAATTCTCAATGAATTTTGATTATTGCACGACTGCCAGCATCGATTTTGTTATGTTAGACAAAGAAACATTTGGCAGCATTCTTCAG CATCCAGATTTGACGGTAACTTCTGAAGAACGAGTTCTCAATGCAATATTTCTTTGGTTTGTGAAAGCAGAAGAGTTGTTTGGATGGGACAGAGTAGATGAAATTATGTTGAATTCCACGCCAGAACTTATTTTTGGTGAAAGGCTCAAATCTGTTGAAGAATTTTTATGTTACGTGCGGTTCTCTTTGTTGTCATTTTCGGTACTTAAAAAG TTGGAGAAAAGCAACCTTTGTAGGCGCTTACCTGCTCTCGACAACTTG GTGAAAGAAGCCACTTCTTTTCTGGAAATTGGAGCTTCTGGCAATGAAAAAGACATCAA TGTCAGATTCCAGCATAGGAGATCAAGTTTTAAGGAACTCCAGTACATATGCAATGGAGATGGTAATGGGGTGTTGTACTACGCAGGCACTTCGTACGGGGAACATCAGTGGGTGAATCCTGTTCTATCAAAG AAAGTAAGTATTCTGGCAAGCAGTCCTCTGTCCAGATTCACCGATCCAAAAGTTTTAGTCTCCAGGACTTACCAG GGAACATCTTTTGCTGGGCCTCGGATGGAGGGTGGGAGAAATACTTCATGGTGGACGGTTGATATTGGCCATGGTCACCAG CTTATATGCAACTATTACACAGTGAGACAGGATGGATCAAGAGCTTTCATTAGGAATTGGAGTTTCCAG GGTTCCATGGATGGAAACAATTGGACGAACTTGAGAGTACACGAGAACGATGTAACCATATGCAAGCCTGGCCAGTTTGCATCATGGCCTATAGTCGGTTCAAACGCCCTTCTTCCTTTCAGATTATTTCGTCTCGTTCTTACTGATACCACAACGGATGCTACAAACCCATGGAACTTTTGCATTTGCTTCTTGGAGCTTTACGGTTACTTTCGGTGA
- the LOC140817090 gene encoding BTB/POZ domain-containing protein At2g30600 isoform X2, translated as MEKKQKKFLTVAPFECAWHDDLRFREAGRGCVAFDAFAHNDVTIVFRENAGSQHYHYKRDNSPHYTVIIGSHRNKRLNIEVNGKTVVDVAGVDLCCSSTFQSYWISIYDGLISIGKGRYPFQNLVFQWLDSNPNRSVQYVGLSSWDRHVGYRNFNVLPLMQNHISLWKHVDCGEYSGMDDADEELQDDFGGYENWGLQSFLENWELSDVIIIVGAEERAVPGHKVILAASGNFGLNFSGENCIHLEDVSYPILHAFLEYLYTGHTCIQEPHLNSLKSLSLQFEVITLARQCEEMMERFKLNKKLFDSGRSIEISYPSSRLNCGTVFLNKLPIDVKRLNNFRLAGEYTDVDIYIEGHGKVARSHRIILGLWSVPFTKMFTNGMTESVSSEVHLKDVYFEAFKIMLEFMYTGVVYMEDTMDINTLLLQLLLLADQFGVSLLHQECCKRLLEHLSEDSVCQILQVISSIPSCKLIEETCERKFSMNFDYCTTASIDFVMLDKETFGSILQHPDLTVTSEERVLNAIFLWFVKAEELFGWDRVDEIMLNSTPELIFGERLKSVEEFLCYVRFSLLSFSVLKKLEKSNLCRRLPALDNLVKEATSFLEIGASGNEKDINVRFQHRRSSFKELQYICNGDGNGVLYYAGTSYGEHQWVNPVLSKKVSILASSPLSRFTDPKVLVSRTYQGTSFAGPRMEGGRNTSWWTVDIGHGHQLICNYYTVRQDGSRAFIRNWSFQGSMDGNNWTNLRVHENDVTICKPGQFASWPIVGSNALLPFRLFRLVLTDTTTDATNPWNFCICFLELYGYFR; from the exons ATGGAGAAGAAGCAAAAGAAGTTCTTAACTGTGGCACCATTTGAGTGTGCTTGGCATGATGACTTAAGGTTTAGGGAAGCCGGGAGAGGATGTGTAGCTTTTGATGCCTTTGCACACAATGATGTTACTATTGTCTTCCGAGAAAACGCAGGCAGTCAGCACTACCATTACAAAAGGGACAACAGTCCACATTACACTGTGATAATTGGTAGTCACAGAAATAAGAGGTTAAACATCGAGGTGAATGGGAAAACAGTCGTGGATGTTGCTGGGGTTGATCTTTGCTGTTCTTCAACATTCCAGAGCTATTGGATCAGCATATATGATGGGCTTATTAGTATTGGCAAAGGGAGGTACCCTTTCCAGAATCTCGTTTTTCAGTGGCTCGACTCAAATCCAAATCGAAGTGTTCAGTATGTAGGGCTTAGCAGTTGGGACAGGCATGTCGGGTATCGGAATTTCAATGTTCTGCCTTTGATGCAAAACCATATATCCTTATGGAAACACGTGGATTGTGGCGAATACAGTGGCATGGATGATGCTGATGAAGAGTTGCAAGACGATTTTGGAGGATATGAAAATTGGGGTCTTCAAAGTTTTCTTGAAAACTGGGAGCTTTCGGATGTGATCATTATTGTTGGGGCAGAGGAGAGAGCTGTACCAGGGCATAAGGTCATATTGGCTGCCTCCGGGAACTTTGGTTTGAATTTCTCAGGGGAAAATTGCATTCACCTCGAAGATGTTAGCTATCCCATTCTTCATGCATTTCTTGAATACCTTTACACCGGCCACACCTGT ATTCAGGAGCCGCATCTCAATTCTCTTAAATCTCTGAGCTTACAGTTTGAAGTGATTACGTTGGCGAGGCAGTGTGAAGAAATGATGGAACGTTTCAAACTCAACAAGAAACTTTTTGACTCCGGCAGAAGTATAGAGATATCATACCCCAGCTCTCGACTGAATTGTGGCACTGTTTTTCTGAACAAATTACCAATTGATGTAAAGAGGCTTAATAATTTTAGATTGGCTGGTGAATACACTGATGTAGATATCTACATTGAAGGCCATGGCAAAGTTGCACGGTCACATAGAATAATACTTGGGTTGTGGAGCGTCCCTTTTACAAAG ATGTTTACTAATGGAATGACTGAAAGCGTTTCCTCGGAAGTTCATTTGAAAGATGTGTACTTCGAAGCATTTAAAATCATGTTGGAGTTCATGTATACTGGAGTTGTTTACATGGAGGACACCATGGACATCAACACATTACTACTTCAGCTTCTATTGTTGGCAGATCAGTTTGGGGTTTCTCTTCTTCATCAGGAGTGCTGCAAGAGACTTTTAGAACACCTGTCTGAG GACTCAGTGTGCCAAATTTTGCAAGTAATCTCATCCATTCCTTCATGCAAACTTATCGAGGAGACTTGCGAGCGGAAATTCTCAATGAATTTTGATTATTGCACGACTGCCAGCATCGATTTTGTTATGTTAGACAAAGAAACATTTGGCAGCATTCTTCAG CATCCAGATTTGACGGTAACTTCTGAAGAACGAGTTCTCAATGCAATATTTCTTTGGTTTGTGAAAGCAGAAGAGTTGTTTGGATGGGACAGAGTAGATGAAATTATGTTGAATTCCACGCCAGAACTTATTTTTGGTGAAAGGCTCAAATCTGTTGAAGAATTTTTATGTTACGTGCGGTTCTCTTTGTTGTCATTTTCGGTACTTAAAAAG TTGGAGAAAAGCAACCTTTGTAGGCGCTTACCTGCTCTCGACAACTTG GTGAAAGAAGCCACTTCTTTTCTGGAAATTGGAGCTTCTGGCAATGAAAAAGACATCAA TGTCAGATTCCAGCATAGGAGATCAAGTTTTAAGGAACTCCAGTACATATGCAATGGAGATGGTAATGGGGTGTTGTACTACGCAGGCACTTCGTACGGGGAACATCAGTGGGTGAATCCTGTTCTATCAAAG AAAGTAAGTATTCTGGCAAGCAGTCCTCTGTCCAGATTCACCGATCCAAAAGTTTTAGTCTCCAGGACTTACCAG GGAACATCTTTTGCTGGGCCTCGGATGGAGGGTGGGAGAAATACTTCATGGTGGACGGTTGATATTGGCCATGGTCACCAG CTTATATGCAACTATTACACAGTGAGACAGGATGGATCAAGAGCTTTCATTAGGAATTGGAGTTTCCAG GGTTCCATGGATGGAAACAATTGGACGAACTTGAGAGTACACGAGAACGATGTAACCATATGCAAGCCTGGCCAGTTTGCATCATGGCCTATAGTCGGTTCAAACGCCCTTCTTCCTTTCAGATTATTTCGTCTCGTTCTTACTGATACCACAACGGATGCTACAAACCCATGGAACTTTTGCATTTGCTTCTTGGAGCTTTACGGTTACTTTCGGTGA
- the LOC140816496 gene encoding probable flavin-containing monooxygenase 1, translating into MDSSITFQPAMKEKQIAIIGAGISGLLACKHTLEKGFNPIVFEAGDCIGGVWSRTVESTKLQCPKDHFQFSDFPWPNSVADMFPDYNQVMDYLHSYALHFNIIPQIKFNSKVISIDYILSSADEKLYRCWSMWGGTGEAFSPKGKWNVMVEDSMHPMDPYKVYQVDFVILCIGLFSGLPNIPDIPISKGVAGFKGLVLHSMDYAAMDKIEAAKLVEGKRVTVVGSRKSALDIATQIAKTNGATYPCTLLFRRVQWPGTEMLVRFIFRNLTRFSELMIHKPDEGLVICFLALVLSPLRQIFSKLVECYLKWIYPLKKYDMVPDHTFLSQIYSCMFTMLPESFYDRVNERSLVLKKSPTLCFCENGFILENESDPLETDIVILGTGYKGDEKLLNIFSSTEFKKFIRGTLAPFYRECIHPRIPQLAIVGYSESPATIFSFEMRSKWIAHFLDGKFRLPSIQKMEENVNKWEKNGRRYGGNNYRRECAGVLLPIHCNDEISMDIGANPKRKKWFFPEFFSPYHPFDYAGL; encoded by the exons ATGGATTCTTCCATAACATTCCAACCCGCAATGAAAGAGAAACAAATAGCCATTATTGGTGCTGGAATCAGCGGGCTGCTTGCCTGTAAACACACCCTGGAAAAGGGCTTCAATCCAATAGTGTTCGAAGCAGGAGACTGTATCGGAGGAGTTTGGTCCAGAACAGTAGAATCAACTAAACTACAATGTCCCAAAGATCACTTTCAGTTTTCAGATTTTCCATGGCCCAATTCCGTAGCCGACATGTTCCCTGATTACAACCAAGTGATGGACTACCTTCATTCTTATGCCCTTCATTTTAATATTATCCCACAAATCAAATTCAACTCTAAAGTCATCAGCATTGACTATATTTTATCATCCGCTGATGAGAAGTTGTACCGTTGTTGGAGTATGTGGGGTGGAACCGGTGAGGCATTTTCGCCTAAAGGAAAATGGAATGTCATGGTGGAGGATTCCATGCATCCTATGGATCCATATAAG GTGTATCAAGTGGATTTTGTGATACTTTGCATTGGACTGTTTAGTGGTCTTCCGAACATCCCGGACATTCCGATAAGCAAAGGGGTGGCGGGATTTAAGGGACTAGTTCTGCACTCAATGGATTACGCAGCAATGGACAAAATAGAAGCAGCAAAGTTGGTGGAAGGCAAGAGAGTTACTGTTGTTGGTTCCAGGAAATCAGCATTAGATATTGCAACACAAATTGCTAAAACGAATG GGGCCACGTATCCATGCACATTACTTTTCAGGAGGGTACAGTGGCCAGGTACTGAGATGCTGGTTAGATTCATCTTCAGAAATCTAACCCGGTTTTCTGAGCTTATGATCCATAAGCCCGATGAAGGACTTGTCATCTGCTTTCTAGCACTTGTGCTTTCACCTTTG CGTCAGATATTCTCCAAACTGGTTGAATGCTACCTCAAGTGGATATATCCATTGAAGAAATACGATATGGTCCCAGACCACACTTTCCTCTCACAGATATATTCCTGTATGTTCACCATGTTGCCTGAAAGCTTCTACGACAGGGTAAATGAACGAAGTCTTGTTTTAAAGAAATCACCTACTTTATGCTTCTGCGAAAACGGGTTCATCCTAGAAAACGAGTCCGATCCTCTGGAGACGGATATCGTTATTCTGGGAACAGGATACAAAGGAGATGAGAAACTCTTAAATATTTTCAGCTCCACTGAATTCAAGAAATTCATTAGGGGAACCCTAGCTCCCTTCTACAG GGAATGCATTCATCCAAGAATTCCACAGTTAGCAATAGTGGGATACTCAGAGAGCCCGGCTACTATATTTTCGTTCGAGATGCGAAGCAAATGGATCGCACATTTTCTTGACGGTAAATTCAGGTTGCCGTCCATTCAAAAAATGGAGGAGAATGTGAATAAATGGGAAAAAAATGGGCGACGCTACGGTGGAAACAACTACAGAAGGGAGTGTGCTGGTGTGCTGCTGCCGATACACTGTAATGACGAGATATCTATGGATATAGGAGCCAATCCTAAGAGGAAGAAGTGGTTTTTTCCGGAATTTTTCTCTCCATATCACCCTTTCGATTATGCCGGtttatga
- the LOC140817090 gene encoding BTB/POZ domain-containing protein At2g30600 isoform X3 produces the protein MSAGNIMEKKQKKFLTVAPFECAWHDDLRFREAGRGCVAFDAFAHNDVTIVFRENAGSQHYHYKRDNSPHYTVIIGSHRNKRLNIEVNGKTVVDVAGVDLCCSSTFQSYWISIYDGLISIGKGRYPFQNLVFQWLDSNPNRSVQYVGLSSWDRHVGYRNFNVLPLMQNHISLWKHVDCGEYSGMDDADEELQDDFGGYENWGLQSFLENWELSDVIIIVGAEERAVPGHKVILAASGNFGLNFSGENCIHLEDVSYPILHAFLEYLYTGHTCIQEPHLNSLKSLSLQFEVITLARQCEEMMERFKLNKKLFDSGRSIEISYPSSRLNCGTVFLNKLPIDVKRLNNFRLAGEYTDVDIYIEGHGKVARSHRIILGLWSVPFTKMFTNGMTESVSSEVHLKDVYFEAFKIMLEFMYTGVVYMEDTMDINTLLLQLLLLADQFGVSLLHQECCKRLLEHLSEDSVCQILQVISSIPSCKLIEETCERKFSMNFDYCTTASIDFVMLDKETFGSILQHPDLTVTSEERVLNAIFLWFVKAEELFGWDRVDEIMLNSTPELIFGERLKSVEEFLCYVRFSLLSFSVLKKLEKSNLCRRLPALDNLVKEATSFLEIGASGNEKDIKQCQIPA, from the exons ATGAGTGCTG GAAATATAATGGAGAAGAAGCAAAAGAAGTTCTTAACTGTGGCACCATTTGAGTGTGCTTGGCATGATGACTTAAGGTTTAGGGAAGCCGGGAGAGGATGTGTAGCTTTTGATGCCTTTGCACACAATGATGTTACTATTGTCTTCCGAGAAAACGCAGGCAGTCAGCACTACCATTACAAAAGGGACAACAGTCCACATTACACTGTGATAATTGGTAGTCACAGAAATAAGAGGTTAAACATCGAGGTGAATGGGAAAACAGTCGTGGATGTTGCTGGGGTTGATCTTTGCTGTTCTTCAACATTCCAGAGCTATTGGATCAGCATATATGATGGGCTTATTAGTATTGGCAAAGGGAGGTACCCTTTCCAGAATCTCGTTTTTCAGTGGCTCGACTCAAATCCAAATCGAAGTGTTCAGTATGTAGGGCTTAGCAGTTGGGACAGGCATGTCGGGTATCGGAATTTCAATGTTCTGCCTTTGATGCAAAACCATATATCCTTATGGAAACACGTGGATTGTGGCGAATACAGTGGCATGGATGATGCTGATGAAGAGTTGCAAGACGATTTTGGAGGATATGAAAATTGGGGTCTTCAAAGTTTTCTTGAAAACTGGGAGCTTTCGGATGTGATCATTATTGTTGGGGCAGAGGAGAGAGCTGTACCAGGGCATAAGGTCATATTGGCTGCCTCCGGGAACTTTGGTTTGAATTTCTCAGGGGAAAATTGCATTCACCTCGAAGATGTTAGCTATCCCATTCTTCATGCATTTCTTGAATACCTTTACACCGGCCACACCTGT ATTCAGGAGCCGCATCTCAATTCTCTTAAATCTCTGAGCTTACAGTTTGAAGTGATTACGTTGGCGAGGCAGTGTGAAGAAATGATGGAACGTTTCAAACTCAACAAGAAACTTTTTGACTCCGGCAGAAGTATAGAGATATCATACCCCAGCTCTCGACTGAATTGTGGCACTGTTTTTCTGAACAAATTACCAATTGATGTAAAGAGGCTTAATAATTTTAGATTGGCTGGTGAATACACTGATGTAGATATCTACATTGAAGGCCATGGCAAAGTTGCACGGTCACATAGAATAATACTTGGGTTGTGGAGCGTCCCTTTTACAAAG ATGTTTACTAATGGAATGACTGAAAGCGTTTCCTCGGAAGTTCATTTGAAAGATGTGTACTTCGAAGCATTTAAAATCATGTTGGAGTTCATGTATACTGGAGTTGTTTACATGGAGGACACCATGGACATCAACACATTACTACTTCAGCTTCTATTGTTGGCAGATCAGTTTGGGGTTTCTCTTCTTCATCAGGAGTGCTGCAAGAGACTTTTAGAACACCTGTCTGAG GACTCAGTGTGCCAAATTTTGCAAGTAATCTCATCCATTCCTTCATGCAAACTTATCGAGGAGACTTGCGAGCGGAAATTCTCAATGAATTTTGATTATTGCACGACTGCCAGCATCGATTTTGTTATGTTAGACAAAGAAACATTTGGCAGCATTCTTCAG CATCCAGATTTGACGGTAACTTCTGAAGAACGAGTTCTCAATGCAATATTTCTTTGGTTTGTGAAAGCAGAAGAGTTGTTTGGATGGGACAGAGTAGATGAAATTATGTTGAATTCCACGCCAGAACTTATTTTTGGTGAAAGGCTCAAATCTGTTGAAGAATTTTTATGTTACGTGCGGTTCTCTTTGTTGTCATTTTCGGTACTTAAAAAG TTGGAGAAAAGCAACCTTTGTAGGCGCTTACCTGCTCTCGACAACTTG GTGAAAGAAGCCACTTCTTTTCTGGAAATTGGAGCTTCTGGCAATGAAAAAGACATCAAGCAA TGTCAGATTCCAGCATAG